One region of Thalassophryne amazonica chromosome 16, fThaAma1.1, whole genome shotgun sequence genomic DNA includes:
- the LOC117528349 gene encoding coiled-coil-helix-coiled-coil-helix domain-containing protein 5: MQVAIDITTKYCHKEMEAYGSCVASNPSTWQQTCHELKMKVAQCTSSHPVIQKIRQGCSKEFAEFESCLSENQNKLSTCSPHVTRFLSCAESVDLSGTAATPVPQPS, encoded by the exons AT GCAAGTTGCTATAGACATCACAACAAAATACTGCCATAAAGAAATGGAGGCGTATGGCTCATGTGTGGCATCTAATCCATCAACATGGCAACAAACATGCCATGAACTGAAGATGAAGGTTGCACAGTGCACGTCCTCACA CCCAGTGATTCAGAAGATCAGGCAGGGCTGCTCCAAGGAGTTTGCAGAGTTTGAGAGCTGTCTCAGCGAGAACCAGAACAAACTTTCGACTTGCTCACCTCATGTGACTCGTTTTCTCAGCTGTGCGGAATCGGTGGATCTCAGTGGAACAG CTGCCACTCCAGTACCCCAGCCTTCGTAG
- the LOC117528478 gene encoding LIM homeobox transcription factor 1-alpha-like: protein MRVLGQVYHLGCFSCCECERRLQRGDEFVLKEGQLLCRMDYEKEREMLAAISPTPTESVKSEDEDGGGGSGGGKGGDEGKEHKRSKRPRTILTTQQRRAFKASFEVSAKPCRKVRETLAAETGLTVRVVQVWFQNQRAKMKKIARRQQQQQQQQQEQEQLSGSRRGSSRGGRQSNDDSEDGSSTHGMDGILGYPSLPRQQLLTLDPNIYGGEPFRHGLTPPQLNNEQIHYDSETVFHDLDSDGSLGHLGDCLLATAEGALLQGRVGNPIDRLYSMQNSYFTS, encoded by the exons ATGCGCGTGCTGGGCCAGGTATACCACCTGGGCTGCTTCAGCTGCTGCGAGTGCGAACGGCGGCTGCAGAGAGGTGATGAGTTTGTGCTGAAAGAAGGCCAGCTGCTCTGTCGCATGGACTATGAGAAGGAGAGGGAAATGCTGGCTGCCATCAGTCCCACCCCAACTGAATCAG TGAAGAGTGAGGATGAGGATGGTGGAGGAGGATCTGGCGGGGGAAAGGGCGGCGATGAGGGCAAGGAGCACAAACGTTCAAAACGACCCCGGACCATCTTGACCACACAGCAGCGTCGCGCTTTCAAAGCCTCCTTTGAGGTGTCTGCTAAGCCTTGTCGCAAG GTGAGGGAGACACTTGCTGCTGAGACAGGCCTGACAGTACGTGTGGTACAGGTGTGGTTTCAAAACCAGCGGGCCAAG ATGAAGAAGATAGCTCGccgacagcagcagcaacagcaacagcagcaggaaCAAGAGCAGCTGAGTGGATCCAGGAGAGGGTCAAGCAGAGGGGGGCGTCAGAGCAACGACGACAGCGAAG ATGGCTCTAGTACCCACGGGATGGACGGGATCCTGGGGTATCCCTCTCTGCCGCGACAACAGCTGCTCACTCTGGATCCCAACATCTATGGCGGGGAGCCGTTTCGACACGGGCTCACACCGCCTCAGCTCAACAACGAGCAGATCCACTACG ATTCAGAGACGGTGTTCCACGACCTCGACAGCGACGGAAGCCTCGGCCACCTTGGCGACTGCCTCTTGGCAACAGCAGAGGGTGCTCTCCTGCAGGGGCGAGTGGGAAACCCCATCGACCGCCTTTATTCCATGCAGAACTCATACTTCACCTCCTGA